A portion of the Verrucomicrobiota bacterium genome contains these proteins:
- a CDS encoding DUF1501 domain-containing protein, with translation MLTIYGNRSRFCDGISRRNFLRIGALGLGGLSMAQLLQAEAVVKVGRSHKAIIMIFLPGGPSHQDMFDLRMDAPAEIRGEFKPIKTKVPGIQICEHLPKLAALMDKLVLIRSMVGAEDNHYAFQCLTGRHMRGQPPGGWPALGSVLSKLGGPVNSAVPPYVGLSPKMGHVPWSDNGTPGFLGVAHAPFTPNKGSAQGDMVLNGVTLDRLSDRKSLLVSFDQFRRQVDAQGLMEGLDAFNQQAFGVLTSSKLLDALDVGKEDQKIRDWYGKGDPKNRDDGGPKLMEHFLIARRLVEAGARCVTLAFSRWDHHGDNFGALRQDLPLLDQGVSALIEDLHQRGLEKDVSVVMWGEFGRTPVINKDAGRDHWPRVSCAMLAGGGIKAGQVIGATDRLGGEAVERPVQFGEVFATLYHNLGIDVNKMTVPDLAGRPQYLVDNGYQPMRELI, from the coding sequence ATGCTGACAATCTACGGTAACCGATCCCGTTTCTGTGACGGAATCTCGCGACGAAATTTCCTGAGAATCGGCGCGCTCGGCCTGGGCGGCCTGAGCATGGCCCAGCTTCTGCAAGCCGAAGCGGTGGTCAAGGTCGGGCGATCCCACAAAGCGATCATCATGATCTTCCTTCCGGGAGGTCCCTCGCACCAGGATATGTTCGACTTGAGAATGGATGCGCCAGCGGAGATTCGGGGTGAATTCAAGCCGATCAAAACCAAAGTCCCCGGAATCCAGATTTGCGAACATCTGCCAAAGCTCGCTGCGCTCATGGACAAACTCGTGCTCATTCGGTCCATGGTTGGCGCGGAAGATAACCATTACGCGTTCCAATGTTTGACGGGCCGTCACATGCGCGGCCAACCGCCCGGCGGCTGGCCCGCTCTGGGTTCAGTCCTTTCGAAACTTGGAGGCCCGGTCAATAGCGCCGTCCCGCCTTATGTCGGGTTGTCGCCGAAGATGGGACATGTGCCGTGGTCGGACAATGGCACGCCGGGATTTCTCGGTGTGGCCCATGCGCCCTTCACACCGAACAAAGGATCGGCTCAAGGCGACATGGTGCTGAACGGCGTGACGTTGGACCGCCTGTCCGACCGGAAATCCTTGCTTGTCAGTTTCGATCAATTTCGCCGTCAAGTGGACGCCCAGGGTTTGATGGAGGGACTGGACGCGTTCAACCAACAAGCGTTCGGCGTGCTGACCTCCAGCAAACTGCTCGACGCGCTCGACGTCGGGAAGGAAGACCAGAAAATCCGCGATTGGTACGGCAAGGGCGATCCCAAGAACCGGGACGATGGCGGGCCGAAACTCATGGAGCATTTCCTGATTGCGCGGCGATTGGTGGAAGCCGGAGCGCGTTGTGTCACACTCGCCTTCAGCCGGTGGGATCATCACGGCGATAACTTCGGCGCGCTGCGCCAGGACTTGCCTTTGCTCGATCAAGGTGTCAGCGCTCTCATCGAGGACCTGCACCAACGCGGGCTGGAGAAGGACGTCTCGGTCGTGATGTGGGGTGAATTTGGCCGGACGCCTGTGATCAACAAGGACGCCGGGCGCGATCATTGGCCGCGAGTTTCTTGCGCGATGCTGGCTGGCGGTGGGATCAAGGCTGGGCAGGTCATTGGAGCGACGGACCGGCTCGGGGGCGAAGCGGTCGAACGCCCCGTGCAATTCGGCGAAGTGTTTGCCACGCTGTATCACAATCTCGGAATCGATGTGAACAAAATGACCGTTCCCGACCTGGCCGGGCGTCCGCAGTACCTGGTGGACAACGGTTATCAGCCGATGCGCGAACTGATCTGA
- a CDS encoding DUF1501 domain-containing protein, translating to MLTIYGPKARFCDGISRRNFLKIGALGLGGLALPQLLEVESRAGVRRSHKAVIMIYLPGGPPHQDMFDLKLDAPLEIRGEFKPIPTKVPGIRICEHLPHMAGMMDKLAILRSVVGARDEHSDFQCMTGRLSRDQPPGGWPSFGAIISKLQGPTDLALPPFVGLEPKMQHRPYNAANPGFLGAQNSSFKPGGEGKSDMILNGVTLERLADRRTLLSSFDQFRREVDSSGLMEGLDAFNQQALGVLTSSKLLAALDFQKEDKRIIERYGKGDPKPHGDAAPMLTEQFLVARRLVEAGARVVTVAFGFWDYHGNNHKHAKADLPLLDRGVTALIQDLHERGLDKDVSVVVWGEFGRTPTINKDAGRDHWPKVSCAVLAGGGMKMGQAIGATDRLGGEASERPVDFQEVFATLYHNLGIDANKTTITDLSGRPRYLVDGFQPIHELI from the coding sequence ATGCTGACGATCTACGGTCCCAAAGCGCGATTCTGCGACGGCATTTCCCGGAGGAATTTTCTCAAGATCGGCGCGCTCGGACTCGGCGGACTGGCGTTGCCCCAACTCCTCGAAGTCGAATCTAGGGCAGGGGTCCGGCGCTCTCACAAAGCCGTCATCATGATTTATCTTCCGGGCGGCCCGCCGCACCAGGACATGTTCGATCTCAAACTGGATGCGCCTCTGGAGATTCGTGGAGAATTCAAACCGATCCCGACGAAAGTCCCCGGCATCCGGATTTGCGAGCATCTCCCGCACATGGCGGGAATGATGGACAAGCTGGCGATCCTCCGGTCGGTCGTCGGCGCGCGCGATGAGCACAGCGATTTCCAGTGCATGACTGGACGGCTGTCGCGCGATCAGCCGCCGGGAGGCTGGCCGTCGTTTGGCGCGATCATTTCGAAGCTGCAAGGCCCGACGGATCTCGCTCTTCCTCCGTTTGTCGGTCTCGAACCGAAGATGCAGCACCGACCTTACAACGCCGCGAATCCCGGTTTCCTGGGCGCACAGAACAGTTCATTCAAACCCGGCGGCGAAGGGAAGTCGGACATGATTCTGAACGGCGTGACGCTCGAACGCCTCGCGGACCGGCGTACGCTTCTCTCCAGCTTCGACCAATTTCGGCGCGAAGTGGATTCGAGCGGTTTGATGGAGGGATTGGACGCGTTCAATCAGCAGGCTCTTGGCGTGCTCACTTCCAGCAAACTCCTCGCTGCTCTGGATTTTCAGAAGGAAGACAAACGCATCATCGAACGGTACGGGAAAGGCGATCCCAAACCGCACGGCGACGCCGCGCCCATGCTCACGGAACAATTCCTGGTCGCGCGGCGGTTGGTTGAAGCTGGAGCGCGTGTCGTCACGGTCGCTTTTGGATTCTGGGATTACCACGGGAACAACCACAAACATGCCAAGGCGGATTTGCCGTTGCTCGATCGCGGCGTCACGGCGCTCATTCAGGACTTGCACGAGCGCGGATTGGACAAAGACGTTTCCGTCGTGGTCTGGGGAGAATTTGGCCGCACGCCGACGATCAATAAAGACGCCGGCCGCGATCACTGGCCGAAAGTCTCGTGCGCGGTGCTGGCAGGTGGCGGGATGAAGATGGGCCAGGCCATTGGCGCCACGGACCGGCTCGGCGGCGAAGCCAGCGAACGGCCGGTGGATTTTCAGGAAGTCTTTGCGACGCTCTATCATAACCTGGGGATCGACGCTAACAAGACCACCATCACCGATTTGTCCGGCCGACCTCGTTATCTGGTGGATGGGTTTCAGCCGATCCACGAACTGATCTAA